GTTATTAGGCAATTGACGAAACCATTGCGCCAAACTGGCAATTTCCAATGCCTCACAGCGTACTAATTCCTTAGCCAACTCATCCGCGATCCGCTGCCAATCGCCCAAAGACAATTTTTTCCCCAACAAAATCGCCCATGTTTTCTGTTTTAACGTCTCATCATCTTGATGCGTCAATAACCATTGCGCCATAACGACTGCGGGAAATTTAATCAACACTTCCACCACATCTTTTAACTGCAAAACCGCAGTCACCAAAAGCCCTTCTTCTAATACCGTTTTTAAGCGATAATATTCATGAGCAATCGGCGCAGGATAATCGTTAATAACCGTATCCAGCCAAGCTGCATTCTGAGCAAAATCACGAACTTCTTGGCGAACTTCTTTTGTATTAGCACGGGTTAAAAAAGCGGGAGTATTAGGCATCTTATTCTCTTATTTCCTTGTTTGATCGTCATCATCACGCAAAGGGACTTGATTCATATAATGACTATTGAAAACTTTAAATTGCAAGCAGAAGACACCCAACGAATTGCAGGTTATGTGGAGGGATTAAAAAGCGAATATCCAGAAGCAAATATTAGCCAATTTGTGATTTATTGTTTTGGTAATCAGAGATTTCGTGTGTTTCAGGTGGAGTAGGGGCAGATCGGCGTATCTGCCCTCTTCATTTATGCCCTATTTTCCAACCAATCTAACAAATCAGTTGGTTTTGACAACAAACCCGTTGCGCCCCACTGTTCAGGGCGATCTGTGGCGGACAGATAACCATAGGTGGCGACCAGCGTTTGCATTCCTGCGCGCTGTCCTGCTTGTATGTCCGTCACGGCATCGCCCACATAGAGGCTGTCCACAGGCGCAATATGAGCCAACGTGCAAGCGTGTAATAATTGAGCAGGATCAGGCTTTTGTTGTGGTAAAGTGTCGCCGCTGATTGTGCAGACACTGCGCGTTTCCCAGCCCAACGTCCGCACAATCGGATCGGTCAACCAACCCATTTTATTCGTCACGATCCCCCAGAGTAAACCTTGTTTTTCTAAAGAAAACAGCACTTCTTCGATACCATCGAATAAAACAGTATGTTTCAACGGATTTTCTGCATATAATCCAACCAGTTGCCGTTTTAACGGTTCATATTTAGGATGTTGGGCATCAATGCCAAAGCCACCACGAATCAACATTCCTGCGCCTCCAGAGACCCACGGGCGTATTTTTTCAATGGCAATAGGGGGTTTATTGGCTTGCATTAATAACGTATTTAATGCCCAACCTAAATCTAAGGCACTGTCAATTAATGTTCCGTCTAAATCAAATAAAACTAATTTCATCATAAATTACAACAAATCACTGTATTGAGTATGAACTAAATAATTCACATCAAGCCCTTTAGCTAAATAATAATGTTGATTCAGTGGTTGATAATGTAAACCGATTAAATCCTGCACCTGTAAACCCGCAATGCGACACCAACGCACTAATTCCGATGGACGAATAAATTTTGCATAATCATGCGTGCCTTTTGGCAGTAATTTTAACAAATATTCCGCGCCAATGATGGCGAATAAATAGGCTTTAGGATTGCGATTAATGGTAGAAAAAAACACGTGGCCATTGGGTTTGACCAATTTTTGACAGGCCATCACCACAGAAGAAGGACTTGGCACGTGTTCTAACATTTCTAAACACGTCACCACATCAAATTGATGCGGCATTTTTTCGGCTAAGGCTTCGGCAGTCATTTCTTGATAATCAACCTGTTGCCCTGATTCGTACAAGTGTAATTTAGCCACATTTAATGAGTCTTGTGCCATGTCAATTCCCGTGACAAATGCGCCTTTTGCGGCCATGCTTTCGCTCAAAATTCCCCCGCCACAGCCCACATCAAGTACGCGTTTGCCCGCCAAACCACCACAACGGCTGTCAATATAATGCAAACGCAAAGGGTTAATATCATGTAGCGGTTTAAATTCGCTGTGCCGATCCCACCAACGCGCCGCTAAAGCAGAAAATTTTGCTAATTCGTGGGTATCCACGTTGCTTTTTAAATCCATTATTTTTTTCCTATTTGGAGTGAAAATGTTGAGAATGGCTGTCCCTATGTGCTGTTTCTTAACCATGCACTACCCATCTCCGCATAGCAATTCTGCGGAAAAATTAAGTACAATAGGTTGCCTTTAGATTGTTATATCAGCTACGATGCGCTGAAAAAGGTCGTTTTTATCAGACGAAAATTGTTACGAATCATTTAATTGATGAAGCAGCACTTGTACTAACTGTGGAGATGCACCCAAATAAGGCAAAACCACCACGCGCAAATCGGGATAATCCGCTTGTTTTCGGGCGATGGCTTGGGGAATATCCTCGCTGACGTGGCGGCCAGCCGAGAGAAAATAAGGTAAAATGAACAATTCGCTACAGCCTTGTTGTACACAATGATCAATTTCCGCTTCAATAGAAGGTTCAGCCAATTCTAAAAAAGCACAAGAAACCTGTTTAAATTCCGTACCGGCTTGAATTCGTAATTGGTCGGTTAATTGTCTCACTTCTTGGTTGGATAATTCTCGACGGCTGCCGTGGGCAATTAAAAGTAAACTTTTCATATTTTTTAACTCTAATTAGGCCGGTGAAAACCTTATGGATTATATAAATTACAATGAATGGATTGAACATTTAGGGATAATCATGGTGAGCAGTGCATCATTATTAATCGTGGTATTAATCGTTTGGGCCTATCAACATCGTCGTCGTCGCACGCAAATGTTACAACATTCTGAACACGAAGGGTATGCCGCAGATCAGTATGGGCAATCTTTCGATGCCCACGAAGCCGCACACGAAACCCAAGCCCTATTAGATGCCCTCGCGCCCACGCATAAACCCACATCCCACCCACCACTTTCCCCTCCAGAATCGCCTCATGATAACTCAGAACAGTCGGCTTCGGAATTAATTATTGCTTTGTTTGTCGCAGCGGCGCATCAGAATTATTTTAATGGGGTCGATTTATTCGCGGTATTTGAAGAATTGGGCTTGCGTTATGGACGAATGAAAATTTATCATCATTATGGATTGGGTGAGTTAAAAGTGGAAGAACCCATTTTTAGTGTGGCGAATATGGTTGAACCGGGAACTTTTGATCCAACAAATAGTGAAGAATTAGCTACGCCGGGTGTGGCTTTGTTTATGCGTTTACCGGGGCCATTTGGAGGACGAGTGGCGTTGGAATTATTGCTAAACCATGCACAAAAATTAGCCGAATTATTAGAAGGAACGGTGTTAGATGAACGCCGTAAACCCTTAACTGCAAAAACCATTGAGCAGTTAAGACAACGAGTGGCTCAATTTGAGCAACAATTGGTGTAATTATTATCACTTTAAAGGAGATGTTTTAATGCGTAAAATTAAAAATTTTTTAATACCGTTAATGATATTATTTTCTGGTTTTTTTAGCCTGTCTCTTAGCGCACAAGAAACGCTGCGTTTAGCCACCACCACCAGCACCGAGAATTCGGGTTTATTACAACATTTACTGCCTGCTTTTGAGCAATATTCGGGGTTAAAAGTGCATGTCATCGCGGTGGGAACAGGGAAAGCCTTGCGTATGGGACAAGATGGCGATGCTGATGTGTTACTAACACATGCGCCTGAATTGGAAAATGTATTTATTTCAGAAGGACACGGGGTGTCGGCACGAGATATAATGTACAACGATTTTTTATTGGTCGGCCCCAAAGCAGACCCCGCTAAAATTGCAGGCGGACGCGATGCCAGCGTAGCGTTACAACAGATTGCTGCCCAAAGTGCCACTTTTATTTCTCGCGGTGACGACTCTGGCACACACAACAAAGAACGCGAATTGTGGCAAGTTTCTGGGGTAGAACCGAAAGGAATGTGGTACAAAGAAGCCGGTCAAGGCATGGGAGCAGTTTTGCAAATGGCCGATGAATTAGAGGCTTACACCCTCACTGACCGCGGCACATGGCTCAGTTACAAAGCAAAAAGCCATTTAGTGGAATTGGTTGAAGGCGACGAACGTTTATTCAATCCTTATCGCGTCATTGCGGTTAATCCAGACAAATATCGGGACATTAATTATCTTGGTGCCATGCAGTTAATTGCGTGGTTGACTTCGGTACCGGGACAAACGGCGATTCACGAATTTTTAATTAACGGAGAGCGTTTATTTACGCCAACAGCGATTCGATTTAACCCATAACTTATTGCCTCTGAGTCAGAATGGTAAGAATGAGGAAACTCACCAAAATAAATTCTTTAGTTCTGATTCAGAGAAAAATTTTTAATTTACTGTTAAAAATCTTTATAATAATCTTTCTTAAACGGTTCATACCAATCTTTATCAGCGACATTCCAACTGCGCGCCCAGTAAATAAAAGGCGTATCGAATAAAGCAATAACAAATTTAAACAAATATTTTGCTAATCCCAGATGAATGGCCATTTTTAACTGCACCACCCCCCACCACACCACCAACGAATAAAGCACCGTATCCACCGCTTGCGACGCTAACGTAGACACATTATTACGTAACCACAAATGACGACCTTTAGTCTTACGTTTTAAATAATGAAACACCCAAACATCAAAACTCTGACTGATCAAGTACGCAAACAATGACCCAAACACAAACCGCGGCGTAAAACCAAAAATTGAAACCATCGCATCATGAACCGAACGCGACGACGGTGCCGGCACAAACAATAAACTCACCGACATCATCACCACCAATATCACACTGGTCGCAAAACCCAATAAAACCGCTCGCTGCGCCTCTCGACGACCATAACGCTCACTGAGCAGATCAGTCGCAAAATAAATCCCAGAATAAATAATTGTCCCTAAACTCGTGTGCATCCCAAAAATCATGGTCAACTTCGGCCCTTGCAGATTCGACAACATGATGCCCAAAATGACAGAGGTATAAAGACCCGTCTTGCCAAATAGACGATACAACAACAACGTCACCGATAAATCTGCTGTAATGGTAAGAAACCACAGCAAATTCTGATGTGTTGTTGCAAATTCCATAAACCAAGACGGTAGAAACATAGTCAATATCAGTTTGTTGTTGCTAAGGCAAGTCAGTGACCCCGTGATGAGCAGGGAGCTGTTCGGTGATGTGACACCATTGGGCTACATTAAATCCGCTGTCTTCATCACACACAGAGGATAAACGCGCTACAAAAAAGCTAAAATTACACTTTAATTCTGAGGCGGATCAGATGATTTATTTAAGGGAGAAGAGGTTGCATTTTTATTTAATTCTGGGCAAGGCGTGGTGGTTGCGGTTTTAGCGGCTGATTTAGCGGTCAATTCGTTTTCCCAATGGTAATCTTCGTAGGAAACCGGACGAGTTTCATGCCAATCTCGTTTAGACACATCCCAACTACACGCCCAGTAAATAAACGGAGTATCTAATAGAGCAACAATAACTTTAAATAAATATTTTGCTAAAGACAATTCAATCGCCATCTTTAATCCAACAATAGGTGTCCATACCACCAAAGCATATAAAATAGTATCTACAGCCTGCGAAGTAATGGTAGAAACATTATTGCGTAACCACAAATGACGGCCGCGTGTTTTTTGTTTAATATAATGGAAAAGCCACACATCAAAACTTTGACTCACCAAATAAACAAACAACGACCCAAATACGAATAAAGGCGTAAAATCAAACAGGGTAGTAATGGCTTCATGGATAGTTTCTGCAAAGGGCTTTGATGGGAGAAATAACAGGCTTAATGACATCATGATGACCATAATGACACTGGTAGCAAATCCCAATAAAACAGCGCGTGTTCC
This is a stretch of genomic DNA from Thioflexithrix psekupsensis. It encodes these proteins:
- a CDS encoding HAD-IA family hydrolase: MMKLVLFDLDGTLIDSALDLGWALNTLLMQANKPPIAIEKIRPWVSGGAGMLIRGGFGIDAQHPKYEPLKRQLVGLYAENPLKHTVLFDGIEEVLFSLEKQGLLWGIVTNKMGWLTDPIVRTLGWETRSVCTISGDTLPQQKPDPAQLLHACTLAHIAPVDSLYVGDAVTDIQAGQRAGMQTLVATYGYLSATDRPEQWGATGLLSKPTDLLDWLENRA
- the ubiG gene encoding bifunctional 2-polyprenyl-6-hydroxyphenol methylase/3-demethylubiquinol 3-O-methyltransferase UbiG; protein product: MDLKSNVDTHELAKFSALAARWWDRHSEFKPLHDINPLRLHYIDSRCGGLAGKRVLDVGCGGGILSESMAAKGAFVTGIDMAQDSLNVAKLHLYESGQQVDYQEMTAEALAEKMPHQFDVVTCLEMLEHVPSPSSVVMACQKLVKPNGHVFFSTINRNPKAYLFAIIGAEYLLKLLPKGTHDYAKFIRPSELVRWCRIAGLQVQDLIGLHYQPLNQHYYLAKGLDVNYLVHTQYSDLL
- a CDS encoding sirohydrochlorin chelatase; the protein is MKSLLLIAHGSRRELSNQEVRQLTDQLRIQAGTEFKQVSCAFLELAEPSIEAEIDHCVQQGCSELFILPYFLSAGRHVSEDIPQAIARKQADYPDLRVVVLPYLGASPQLVQVLLHQLNDS
- the zipA gene encoding cell division protein ZipA: MDYINYNEWIEHLGIIMVSSASLLIVVLIVWAYQHRRRRTQMLQHSEHEGYAADQYGQSFDAHEAAHETQALLDALAPTHKPTSHPPLSPPESPHDNSEQSASELIIALFVAAAHQNYFNGVDLFAVFEELGLRYGRMKIYHHYGLGELKVEEPIFSVANMVEPGTFDPTNSEELATPGVALFMRLPGPFGGRVALELLLNHAQKLAELLEGTVLDERRKPLTAKTIEQLRQRVAQFEQQLV
- a CDS encoding substrate-binding domain-containing protein produces the protein MRKIKNFLIPLMILFSGFFSLSLSAQETLRLATTTSTENSGLLQHLLPAFEQYSGLKVHVIAVGTGKALRMGQDGDADVLLTHAPELENVFISEGHGVSARDIMYNDFLLVGPKADPAKIAGGRDASVALQQIAAQSATFISRGDDSGTHNKERELWQVSGVEPKGMWYKEAGQGMGAVLQMADELEAYTLTDRGTWLSYKAKSHLVELVEGDERLFNPYRVIAVNPDKYRDINYLGAMQLIAWLTSVPGQTAIHEFLINGERLFTPTAIRFNP
- a CDS encoding queuosine precursor transporter, with product MFLPSWFMEFATTHQNLLWFLTITADLSVTLLLYRLFGKTGLYTSVILGIMLSNLQGPKLTMIFGMHTSLGTIIYSGIYFATDLLSERYGRREAQRAVLLGFATSVILVVMMSVSLLFVPAPSSRSVHDAMVSIFGFTPRFVFGSLFAYLISQSFDVWVFHYLKRKTKGRHLWLRNNVSTLASQAVDTVLYSLVVWWGVVQLKMAIHLGLAKYLFKFVIALFDTPFIYWARSWNVADKDWYEPFKKDYYKDF
- a CDS encoding queuosine precursor transporter: MIPESLTQFFLAYQNALWVLTVAFDLAITLLMYRLFGKMGLYAVVILNIMLSNLQGPKLTVIFGLETSLGLILYSGIYFATDILSERYGKREGTRAVLLGFATSVIMVIMMSLSLLFLPSKPFAETIHEAITTLFDFTPLFVFGSLFVYLVSQSFDVWLFHYIKQKTRGRHLWLRNNVSTITSQAVDTILYALVVWTPIVGLKMAIELSLAKYLFKVIVALLDTPFIYWACSWDVSKRDWHETRPVSYEDYHWENELTAKSAAKTATTTPCPELNKNATSSPLNKSSDPPQN